One Oryza brachyantha chromosome 3, ObraRS2, whole genome shotgun sequence DNA segment encodes these proteins:
- the LOC102708602 gene encoding DEAD-box ATP-dependent RNA helicase 21, which produces MKRSVDGMEKPKFLTREEREKLALERRQAAVTDQRRSALDLLQSLPRPPPPPPPPPSNPPRDSSSSSHHRDSSDRDRDRDKERERDRDRDRDRERRRDDDSRRDRDRDRDRDRRDRERRRDDDHRERDRDRDRDRDRERGDRERDRLEKMAEREREKELDAIKEQYLGSKKPKKRVIKPSEKFRFSFDWENTEDTSRDMNSLYQSPHEARLLYGRGFLAGIDRREQKKAAAAHEKETRAEQRRKAGLDDRPEDDAVDKKEADAAAKYDAFDMRVDRHWTQKSLDEMTERDWRIFREDFNISYKGSKVPRPMRKWSESKLGTELLRAVEKAGYKEPSPIQMASIPLGLQQRDVIGIAETGSGKTAAFVLPMLSYITRLPPISEENEAEGPYAVVMAPTRELAQQIEEETVKFATYLGIKVVSIVGGQSIEEQGFKIRQGCEVVIATPGRLLDCLERRYAVLNQCNYVVLDEADRMIDMGFEPQVVGVLDAMPSSNLKPENEDEELDAKTIYRTTYMFSATMPPAVERLARKYLRNPVVVTIGTAGKATDLITQNVIMMKESEKMSRLQKILTDLGDKPAIVFCNTKKSADARAKDLDKAGFRVTTLHGGKSQEQRETSLDGFRNRRFTVLVATDVAGRGIDIPDVAHVINYEMPGSIDTYTHRIGRTGRAGKKGLATSFLTLENTDIFFDLKQMLIQSNSPVPPELARHEASKFKPGSVPDRPPRRNDTVYATH; this is translated from the coding sequence atgaagCGCTCGGTGGACGGCATGGAGAAGCCCAAGTTCCTCACGCGGGAGGAGCGGGAGAAGCTGGCCCTTGAGCGCCGCCAGGCCGCCGTCACCGACCAGCGCCGCTCGGCGCTCGACCTGCTCCAGTCGCTCCCCcggccccctccgccgccgccgcctcccccgtcCAACCCCCCTCGCGACTCCTCCTCTTCGTCCCACCACCGGGACTCCTCAGACCGGGACCGGGACCGGGataaggagagggagagggatagGGATAGGGACAGGGACAGGGAGCGTcgccgcgacgacgactcACGCCGCGACCGAGATCGGGATCGGGACCGCGACCGCCGGGACAGGGAGCGCCGCCGGGATGACGACCACAGAGAGCGGGACAGGGACAGGGACAGAGACAGAGACAGGGAGCGCGGGGACAGGGAGAGAGATCGGCTGGAGAAGATggcggagcgggagcgggagaagGAGCTGGATGCGATCAAGGAGCAGTACCTGGGTTCCAAAAAGCCCAAGAAGCGGGTCATCAAGCCCTCAGAGAAGTTCCGCTTCTCGTTCGACTGGGAGAACACGGAGGACACCAGCCGCGACATGAACTCGCTCTACCAGTCGCCGCACGAGGCCCGGCTGCTCTATGGCCGCGGTTTCCTGGCTGGCATTGACCGCCGTGAGCAGAAGAAGGCGGCTGCTGCGCATGAGAAGGAGACCCGCGCCGAGCAGCGGCGCAAGGCCGGTCTTGATGACCGCCCGGAGGACGATGCGGTTGATAAGAAGGAGGCAGATGCTGCAGCGAAGTATGATGCTTTTGACATGCGTGTGGACAGGCACTGGACTCAAAAGTCCCTTGATGAGATGACTGAGCGTGATTGGCGTATTTTTCGTGAGGATTTCAATATATCTTATAAGGGTTCTAAGGTACCCCGTCCCATGCGAAAGTGGTCTGAGAGCAAGCTTGGTACTGAGCTGCTTCGTGCTGTTGAGAAAGCTGGGTACAAGGAACCTTCGCCGATCCAGATGGCGTCCATTCCACTTGGTCTCCAGCAGCGTGATGTTATTGGTATTGCTGAGACGGGCTCTGGCAAGACTGCTGCTTTTGTTCTTCCTATGCTTTCGTACATTACCCGCCTCCCGCCTATAAGTGAGGAAAATGAGGCTGAGGGTCCTTATGCTGTTGTCATGGCACCTACTCGTGAGCTTGCTCAACAGATTGAGGAAGAGACTGTGAAATTTGCAACTTATCTTGGCATTAAGGTTGTATCCATTGTTGGTGGTCAATCGATTGAAGAGCAGGGTTTTAAGATTAGGCAGGGCTGTGAGGTTGTTATTGCAACACCTGGTCGGCTTCTTGATTGCTTGGAGAGGAGGTATGCTGTGCTCAACCAGTGCAACTATGTTGTTTTGGATGAGGCTGATAGGATGATTGATATGGGATTTGAGCCACAGGTTGTTGGAGTCCTTGATGCAATGCCATCAAGCAACTTGAAACCTGAGAATGAGGACGAGGAGCTTGATGCGAAAACGATCTATAGGACTACCTATATGTTCAGTGCCACTATGCCACCTGCTGTGGAGCGGCTCGCTAGGAAGTACCTGCGGAACCCAGTCGTTGTCACAATTGGTACAGCTGGCAAGGCCACAGATCTCATCACACAGAATGTGATCATGATGAAGGAGTCAGAGAAGATGTCAAGGCTCCAGAAGATACTCACGGATCTTGGGGATAAGCCAGCCATTGTGTTCTGCAACACAAAGAAATCAGCAGATGCCCGTGCGAAGGATCTAGACAAGGCAGGCTTCCGCGTCACAACCCTACATGGAGGGAAGTCACAGGAGCAGAGAGAGACAAGCCTTGATGGATTTAGAAACCGCCGGTTCACTGTTCTTGTGGCAACTGATGTTGCTGGACGTGGTATTGACATTCCTGATGTTGCTCATGTTATCAACTATGAGATGCCTGGCTCAATCGATACATACACACATCGTATTGGAAGAACTGGACGTGCAGGAAAGAAGGGACTGGCAACCTCATTTTTAACTCTGGAAAACACAGACATTTTCTTTGATCTGAAACAGATGCTTATACAGAGCAACAGTCCTGTGCCACCTGAACTTGCAAGGCATGAAGCGTCCAAATTTAAGCCAGGCTCAGTTCCTGATAGACCTCCAAGACGAAATGACACTGTATATGCAACTCACTGA
- the LOC102710966 gene encoding uncharacterized protein LOC102710966, translated as MVSEARAPMAAGAVVTAALCKRSNRVARVLAYALLEWILIALLLANGVFSYLISRFAAFFGLAPPCALCSRLGVDSLFEPRSHGQGAGTEPLRRVLCEAHAAEVSRLGYCRAHRRLADAGDMCEDCASSAVSSSGKALLSWMRRSELGERDLACACCGVALESGFISPAFLFPTPVACDVDCGHKRDAAIASLNGDVVFVSEKGPVIELFDEKPLVEEDPIAAMAGLAAQCAEIVGNVLQLVPLQPTDSSTGNTRSMPSRSLGEGNEAIDHVTLKQHDGVKNMDNTNDEKSTVASDDDKVGDMVSRMIDEEITSLVLSQACVEDGFNGEIDGETEEGLVDQQFCEEDSGLNDTNQEILIQSETSENEQGYVKQELFSMLTNPREHEFAIESLEEIIETVHQVDLNNGWNSMPMEAAGHTSGTSTGNTGEEWVQQAELSQQSDSMPIYSREHADEEIEEGKISPTEIKQRLDPVTIDSCKEVHVISIDSTRENQIEQPEVKHALTSMTVGAVDYVSDLFDANISAGDDPADPTEVAPPSLHHLSDGPSTSLNELCPDYNDIESERALDIPTHIEDIDGLQELPDHKAMTSDTKSVDSCIAAMSVDLESIELVSVDQLKYALVSAHKSLSTLYAEFENERSAAAIAADETMAMINRLQEQKAAMQMEAIQYQRLMEEQSEYDQEALQRLNELVVKRDKEKQDLERELELYRRKVHLFEAKERRKMSRHKGDDHNGSSSASSSAEDSDDHSQSFYEGDESAHGLNGSNSSIPTDAVLQETARHLGTLGCSLADFEEERLSILEQLKLLEDRLFDLEDEDSDGVKMDKQFSEENHLIGASNGFSDDDSSFKLHDKRKGVNYRGKKLLPLFDDTTVENGNDLTRQDPEADRSTDVMLEPANEQDKLAIAHEIDQVHERLHALEADREFIKQCVKSLKKGNKGFDLLQEILQHLRDLRRIEQRTRNSEELSPHYLHPYTD; from the exons ATGGTATCGGAGGCGCGGGCGCCCATGGCGGCGGGTGCTGTCGTCACGGCGGCGCTGTGCAAGAGGAGCAACCGGGTCGCGCGGGTGCTCGCCTACGCGCTCCTCGAGTGGATCCTGATtgctctcctcctcgccaATGGCGTGTTCTCCTACCTCATATCGAGGTTCGCCGCCTTCTTCGGTCtggcgccgccgtgcgccctCTGCTCGCGCCTCGGCGTAGACAGCCTCTTCGAGCCCCGCAGCCATGGGCAGGGCGCCGGCACCGAGCCCCTGCGCCGCGTGCTGTGCGAGGCGCACGCCGCCGAGGTGTCGCGCCTCGGGTACTGCCGCGCCCACCGGCGGCTCGCGGACGCCGGGGACATGTGCGAGGACTGCGCGTCGTCCGCCGTGTCGTCGTCCGGGAAGGCGCTGCTGTCGTGGATGAGGCGGAGCGAGCTCGGCGAGAGGGACCTGGCCTGCGCGTGCTGCGGCGTCGCGCTTGAGAGCGGCTTCATCTCTCCGGCGTTCTTGTTTCCCACGCCGGTGGCGTGCGATGTGGACTGCGGCCACAAGAGAGACGCCGCCATAGCAAGTCTCAATGGCGACGTGGTCTTCGTGTCCGAGAAGGGCCCTGTGATCGAACTTTTCGATGAGAAGCCATTGGTGGAGGAGGACCCGATTGCTGCCATGGCGGGCTTGGCAGCTCAATGTGCTGAGATTGTTGGCAATGTCCTGCAGCTGGTGCCTCTTCAACCCACTGACTCGTCAACTGGCAACACACGCTCAATGCCATCTCGATCCCTTGGTGAAGGCAATGAAGCAATTGATCATGTAACTTTGAAGCAGCATGACGGGGTCAAGAACATGGATAACACCAATGATGAGAAATCTACCGTGGCCTCTGATGATGACAAGGTGGGTGATATGGTTAGTAGGATGATCGATGAAGAGATTACTTCCTTGGTCCTCTCCCAGGCTTGTGTTGAGGATGGATTCAACGGTGAAATAGATGGAGAAACTGAAGAGGGCTTAGTTGATCAACAGT TTTGTGAGGAGGATAGTGGATTGAATGACACAAACCAGGAAATATTAATTCAAAGTGAGACATCTGAGAACGAGCAAGGTTATGTAAAACAGGAATTGTTTTCCATGCTGACTAATCCAAGGGAGCATGAGTTTGCTATTGAAAGTTTAGAGGAAATCATCGAAACAGTTCATCAGGTTGATCTCAATAATGGATGGAATTCGATGCCGATGGAAGCTGCAGGGCATACCTCTGGAACTTCAACTGGGAACACTGGGGAGGAGTGGGTTCAGCAAGCTGAGCTGAGTCAGCAATCAGATTCGATGCCAATATATTCTAGGGAGCATGCTGATGAAGAAATTGAAGAGGGGAAAATTTCACCGACTGAGATAAAACAAAGATTGGACCCTGTGACAATTGATTCTTGCAAAGAAGTTCATGTGATTTCAATTGATAGCACCAGAGAGAATCAGATTGAACAGCCTGAGGTGAAGCATGCATTAACTTCTATGACAGTAGGTGCAGTTGATTATGTGTCAGACTTGTTTGATGCTAACATCAGTGCAGGCGATG ATCCAGCTGATCCAACAGAGGTTGCTCCACCAAGCTTGCACCATCTCTCTGATGGGCCATCTACAAGCTTAAATGAATTATGTCCTGACTATAATGATATTGAATCAGAGAGAGCTTTGGATATACCAACTCATATTGAAGATATCGATGGTTTACAGGAGTTGCCAGACCATAAAGCAATGACCTCTGATACCAAGTCTGTGGATTCGTGTATCGCTGCCATGTCAGTTGATCTTGAAAGTATTGAACTGGTGAGTGTTGATCAGTTAAAATATGCTTTGGTGTCTGCCCACAAATCTTTGAGCACCCTATATGCTGAGTTTGAAAATGAGAGGAGCGCAGCTGCTATAGCCGCTGATGAGACTATGGCAATGATAAATCGCTTGCAAGAACAAAAGGCGGCAATGCAGATGGAGGCGATTCAGTACCAGCGACTTATGGAAGAACAATCGGAGTATGATCAAGAAGCACTACAGAGGTTGAATGAACTAGTTGTGAAGAGGGATAAGGAGAAGCAAGATCTGGAGAGAGAGCTCGAGTTGTACCGACGCAAGGTTCATCTCTTTGAGGCgaaggaaaggagaaaaatgTCCAGGCACAAGGGTGATGACCATAATGGATCGTCCTCAGCATCGTCAAGTGCTGAGGACAGCGATGACCATTCCCAAAGTTTCTATGAAGGTGATGAATCTGCCCATGGTCTTAATGGAAGCAATAGTAGTATCCCAACTGATGCTGTTTTACAAGAAACTGCTAGGCATCTGGGGACACTTGGTTGCTCACTTGCAGATTTTGAGGAAGAGAGACTCTCCATACTAGAGCAGCTCAAATTGCTAGAGGATAGGCTTTTTGACCTTGAAGATGAAGATTCTGATGGTGTTAAGATGGACAAGCAATTCTCAGAAGAAAACCATTTGATCGGTGCCTCAAATGGTTTCTCTGATGATGACAGCAGCTTCAAACTTcatgacaaaagaaaaggtgtaAACTATAGGGGAAAAAAACTCCTCCCATTATTCGATGACACTACTGTGGAAAATGGGAATGATCTAACAAGGCAAGATCCCGAAGCAGATCGTTCTACAGATGTCATGTTGGAACCAGCTAATGAACAAGATAAACTTGCAATTGCCCATGAAATCGATCAAGTTCATGAGCGACTGCATGCTCTTGAGGCAGACAGGGAGTTCATAAAACAGTGTGTGAAGTCTTTGAAGAAAGGAAACAAGGGGTTTGATCTTCTTCAGGAAATCTTGCAGCATCTTAGAGACCTGAGAAGGATTGAGCAGCGTACAAGGAACTCTGAAGAGCTCTCACCACATTATCTGCATCCTTACACGGATTAA